From Anopheles darlingi chromosome 2, idAnoDarlMG_H_01, whole genome shotgun sequence, the proteins below share one genomic window:
- the LOC125948999 gene encoding probable serine/threonine-protein kinase DDB_G0267686 isoform X3, with protein MTTCTCHLSLRMSPERTASPDDDDTSEDGRLNSDHLIEDESALGEEHLVEEEDEEVVEEEEEEEEEVVESNAGGSASIIGDHVTIETSSPVGSPELAAEFHHHQSGVEEQEEEQIVECEAEDTFYQQQPGGESPMTEGATDRRFDTTPAQIAGQAQVKKAHGLGTSMVLSTIPLDATNSQQHQLILQPHNTTTGGSTWQQQQPQHHHNTLNNNNTSFKNHNNSSPVSAAGVVAGNKNILISSVGGGNNNSNSNNVHHQLLHQHHPHTTTYTFNLSSGAASSSSAVASNGSSPSSTTSNTTSGHHQLHHHPHHQHHHHTSTSNSTTSMSGATAIVSANGNSSTSTVPSPGSPGNPNAGGLIVLERNGSMAGGNSIATPPPGSKLVLVHSAGGREDYITTTTAAADAIGGVSNIVLLATEQMDIVEHDIINNNVAAANGGAAQQIRSHHHQHHQQQQQQLLHPISGSSPASSTTVSVSSNTNATTTTTPVTGTAAAATTGDEELTSLTWLQDKNLLKVAGINLSKVPVSSPDSPRPVANCGASSGSVGGSSGASGGGSDVGHISPTSDFVDQDSSSVSEDNTLSANSSFSEGGGTATIVLATTGDRRSGTPATTAQHMFQLGTGAGAKTITAINGETIVEYPVIVSGSQQHHHAVGTVANGTAAHHHLHNHQHPQQVVMDGSKAMKMTLVAPSSVTSSTALIVSSSAMPSNGAISYVVTSPASSTSSSSTSGPIASSTPVISNGKSDSGSSSSNSSSSSSSSSTKPHQHFHKKYLREELVKQQQQQQQQQQQQQQQQQQQQQQQQQQQPKQIIGGVVTTIANGSSGGVTPGGGTTITNVCVTPLKQQISGVLKYEDGSENGGEEHRSYHPVPPAAPVKNGSTNYGGSSSTMSSPDVSGAEEYGSGPTITTVYGGINLIKQSPSPSPTMASSPMHNGSNTVTIMMNGNQHHLQQQQQQQQQQQQQQQQQQHQLQFLPAQLHHHAQQQHQSQQQQQQVHHQVAASLAPFSSSSSLSMPPSPQGSSTNSSVSPSKLAPPKAKHPTNLPYDPLVHVTNKPPFSFSSLIFMAIENSNQKALPVKEIYAWIVHHFPYFKTAPTGWKNSVRHNLSLNKCFQKVEKAANLGKGSLWMVEPQFRPNLIQALSRSPFHASSGIDKATYKSMQQQRSSANASPTGNGTHYSKQDNFPQLASRLAPGDAQNGVLHGEDLDDLSRSSTPIDYDASDLSTTGHHQHHNNHYHQQQQQQQQQQQHHHQTQQQHPVHHVQQAQQPVQSPHPLIRGVLVSGTQNGGGEGCAYLSNEDAPLPAGTTTAIVQCPTELVYVNGTGGLPKEIAGREWSAETIEDVNAATAMLALKHGPKIFIENSFRNGTPPVITTSPSEDHTYSAGGASGAGEQSATALVSNGGSPLLVGNGSSCCSSSDERYDHSRNHQLQRHAPLLTHHPLHHHQHHSNQHHSDNLSNGTSSDAAYESSEESHHPHHASAEDMEERRRQEGVFALLNLAQMTYSSSPSSSMSSSTSTLSSPASSNGSLKRSAPNDLYSGTPTGYYHNHHNHHHHNRQQLVASPDERTMRIANGTGTSPPHHPHNIGPEYGGPAPPSLPGTGTTVTPYYGGVLHAASKASDDLLVGAQRYTSPPPAKKTKARTPLKKLKKKSWPR; from the exons ATGACAACCTGTACCTGTCATCTGTCACTTCG aatgtCCCCGGAAAGGACCGCGTcacctgacgacgacgataccaGTGAGGACGGCCGGTTGAACAGCGATCACCTGATCGAGGACGAATCGGCCCTCGGTGAGGAGCACCtggtcgaggaggaggacgaggaggtcgtggaggaggaggaggaagaggaggaggaagtggtgGAATCGAACGCTGGTGGCAGCGCATCGATCATCGGTGATCACGTGACGATCGAAACATCGTCCCCTGTCGGTAGTCCTGAGCTGGCAGCTGagttccatcatcaccagagcGGTGTGGAGGaacaggaagaggagcagataGTGGAGTGTGAAGCGGAGGACAcattctatcagcagcagcccggtgGCGAAAGCCCCATGACCGAGGGTGCGACAGACCGGCGGTTCGATACCACGCCGGCACAGATCGCAGGACAGGCGCAGGTCAAGAAGGCACACGGCCTCGGCACCAGCATGGTACTATCGACGATACCGTTGGATGCTACCAACAGCCAGCAACATCAGCTGATACTACAACCACACAACACTACTACTGGTGGTAGcacttggcagcagcagcaacctcagcaccaccacaacacgctcaacaacaacaatacgaGCTTCaagaaccacaacaacagtagtCCAGTGAGTGCCGCCGGTGTTGTGGCCGGTAACAAGAACATTCTCATCAGtagcgttggtggtggcaacaacaacagtaacagcaacaacgttCATCATCAATTGCTGCATCAACATCACCCACACACAACGACCTATACCTTCAATCTCTCCTCGGGTgctgcaagcagcagcagcgcggtaGCAAGCAACGGTTCTTCACcgtccagcaccaccagcaacactacaagtggccatcatcagcttcaccatcatcctcatcatcaacatcaccaccacacgtcAACCAGTAACAGCACGACGAGTATGTCTGGAGCTACCGCCATCGTATCGGCCAATGGTAATAGTAGCACTTCAACGGTGCCATCACCTGGATCACCCGGAAACCCGAACGCCGGTGGTTTAATCGTGCtagaacggaacggttcgaTGGCTGGTGGCAACTCCATTGCAACACCACCCCCCGGCTccaagctggtgctggtgcattcTGCTGGAGGACGCGAAGATTATATCA CCActacaacggcagcagccgaTGCGATCGGGGGCGTCAGTAACATCGTACTGCTCGCGACCGAGCAGATGGACATAGTGGAGCATGACATTATCAACAACAATGTCGCTGCTGCGAACGGTGGGGCAGCACAACAGATCCgttctcaccatcatcagcaccaccagcagcagcagcagcagctgctgcatccgatttctggctcgtcgcctGCGTCGTCGACAACCGTTTCCGTTAGCAGTAACACCaatgcgaccaccaccaccacaccggtgACGGGcacggctgcagcagcaacgaccggCGACGAGGAGCTCACATCACTGACCTGGCTGCAGGATAAGAATCTGCTAAAAG TTGCAGGTATCAATCTATCGAAAGTGCCAGTATCATCGCCGGATAGTCCGCGACCGGTTGCTAATTGTGGTGCAAGCAGTGGTAGTgtcggtggcagcagtggcgCTAGTGGCGGCGGTAGTGATGTTGGTCATATCTCACCGACTAGCGATTTCGTGGATCAGGACTCGTCGAGCGTCTCGGAGGATAACACATTGTCGGCAAACTCGTCGTTCAGCGAAGGTGGCGGAACAGCCACCATTGTCCTAGCGACAACCGGAGATCGACGGAGTGGTACGCCCGCTACCACCGCCCAGCACATGTTCCAGCTCGGAACGGGTGCGGGTGCGAAAACCATTACCGCCATCAACGGTGAAACGATTGTCGAGTATCCGGTCATTGTATCCGGcagtcagcagcatcatcatgcggtCGGAACTGTCGCCAATGGCAcagcagcgcaccaccacctccacaatcatcagcatccgcaACAGGTGGTGATGGATGGTAGTAAAGCCATGAAGATGACGCTGGTGGCCCCTAGCTCGGTGACGTCATCTACGGCACTGATCGTGTCGTCTTCCGCCATGCCCTCGAACGGTGCCATCTCGTACGTCGTCACATCACCAGCTAGctcgacaagcagcagcagtacctcgGGACCGATCGCGTCCTCCACTCCCGTCATCAGCAACGGTAAAAGTGAttccggcagcagtagcagcaacagcagcagcagcagcagcagcagcagtaccaaaCCACATCAGCACTTCCACAAGAAGTATCTACGTGAGGAGCTcgtgaagcaacagcaacagcagcaacaacaacagcaacaacaacagcagcaacaacaacagcagcagcaacagcaacaacaacagcaaccaaagCAAATTATTGGCGGTGTGGTAACGACGATCGCAAATGGTTCTTCAGGTGGTGTGACACCAGGAGGAggcaccaccattaccaacGTCTGTGTCACACCGTTGAAGCAGCAGATAAGCGG TGTGTTGAAGTACGAAGATGGCTCTGAGAATGGTGGTGAAGAGCATCGTTCGTATCACCCTgtaccaccggcagcaccggtcAAGAATGGTAGCACCAATTAcggtggaagcagcagcaccatgagCTCACCGGACGTTAGCGGTGCGGAGGAGTACGGTAGTGGACCGACCATTACGACCGTGTACGGTGGTATCAACTTGATCAAGCAATCACCATCGCCCTCTCCTACGATGGCCTCCTCGCCAATGCACAATGGCAGCAATACGGTTACGATCATGATGAACGGTAATCAACatcacctccagcagcagcagcagcagcagcagcagcagcagcagcagcagcaacagcagcagcatcagctacAGTTTCTTCCGGCTCAGTTGCACCATCatgcccaacagcagcatcagtcgcagcagcagcaacaacaggtgCATCATCAAGTTGCAGCATCGCTTGCACCGTTTTCATCCTCTTCGTCCCTGTCgatgccaccgtcaccgcaaGGTAGTAGTACCAACTCGTCCGTAAGTCCTTCGAAGCTAGCGCCACCGAAGGCAAAGCATCCGACCAATCTGCCATACGATCCCTTGGTGCACGTGACCAATAAGCCGCCATTTAGCTTCAG TTCACTCATCTTCATGGCCATCGAAAACTCGAACCAGAAAGCGCTGCCAGTGAAGGAGATCTACGCCTGGATCGTGCATCACTTTCCGTACTTCAAGACGGCACCGACCGGCTGGAAAAACAGCGTTCGCCACAACCTTTCGCTCAACAAATGTTTCCAGAAGGTGGAAAAGGCAGCG AATCTCGGAAAGGGCTCGCTGTGGATGGTCGAGCCGCAGTTTAGACCGAACCTCATCCAAGCTCTGtcccgttccccgttccaCGCCAGCTCCGGCATCGATAAGGCAACGTACAaaagcatgcagcagcagcgttcttCGGCCAACGCTAGCCCGACCGGCAATGGAACGCACTATTCCAAG cAGGATAACTTTCCACAGCTTGCTAGCCGTCTAGCGCCGGGAGATGCACAGAACGGGGTGCTCCATGGAGAGGATCTCGATGATCTGAGCCGCTCATCAACACCGATCGACTACGATGCTAGCGATCTATCTACCACTGgtcatcaccaacatcacaacaaccattaccatcagcaacagcaacaacagcaacaacagcagcagcatcatcaccagacgcaacagcagcacccggtACATCATGTGCAGCAGGCACAGCAGCCGGTGCAATCGCCTCATCCGTTGATACGTGGAGTGCTGGTCAGCGGTACGCAGaatggtggcggtgaaggATGTGCTTACCTTTCTAACGAAGATGCACCGTTGCCGGCCGGTACCACCACAGCTATCGTCCAGTGTCCAACGGAGCTGGTATACGTGAACGGTACCGGTGGTCTGCCAAAAGAAATCGCCGGCCGTGAGTGGAGTGCGGAGACGATAGAGGACGTCAATGCGGCTACAGCGATGCTTGCCCTGAAGCATGGTCCGAAAATTTTCATCGAAAACTCCTTCCGAAATGG CACTCCACCGGTTATCACGACATCACCGAGCGAGGATCACACGTACTCGGccggtggtgctagtggtgcgggagaacaatcggcaacggCCCTGGTCTCTAATGGGGGTTCCCCTCTGCTGGTCGGCAATGGTAGCAGCTGTTGCTCGTCATCCGACGAACGGTACGACCACAGTCGGAACCATCAATTGCAGCGGCATGCACCACTATTGACGCACCATCcgcttcatcaccatcagcaccattcGAATCAGCATCACAGTGATAACCTCAGCAACGGTACCTCATCGGATGCCGCTTACGAAAGCAGCGAGGAAAG CCACCATCCACATCATGCATCTGCCGAGGATATGGAGGAACGGCGTCGCCAGGAAGGTGTTTTCGCTCTGTTAAACCTCGCCCAGATGACCTATTCTTCGTCGCCGTCCTCCTCTATGTCGTCCTCAACGTCGACGCTCTCCTCGCCAGCCTCGTCGAACGGTTCGCTAAAGCGATCGGCACCGAACGATTTGTACAGTGGCACCCCGACCGGTTACTACCATAatcatcacaaccaccaccaccacaatcggcAGCAGCTCGTTGCCTCGCCGGACGAACGGACAATGCGGATAGCAAACGGTACCGGTACTTCTCCACCACATCATCCGCATAATATCGGCCCGGAATACGGTGGTCCTGCACCACCGTCACTGCCAGGTACGGGTACAACGGTGACCCCATATTATGGTGGAGTTTTGCACGCTGCCAGCAAAGCTTCGGACGATCTGCTTGTCGGAGCTCAGCGTTACACCTCGCCACCGCCGGCAAAGAAAACCAAAGCCCGCACCCCGCtcaagaagctgaagaagaaatcgTGGCCACGGTAA
- the LOC125948999 gene encoding uncharacterized protein LOC125948999 isoform X4, translating into MTTCTCHLSLRMSPERTASPDDDDTSEDGRLNSDHLIEDESALGEEHLVEEEDEEVVEEEEEEEEEVVESNAGGSASIIGDHVTIETSSPVGSPELAAEFHHHQSGVEEQEEEQIVECEAEDTFYQQQPGGESPMTEGATDRRFDTTPAQIAGQAQVKKAHGLGTSMVLSTIPLDATNSQQHQLILQPHNTTTGGSTWQQQQPQHHHNTLNNNNTSFKNHNNSSPVSAAGVVAGNKNILISSVGGGNNNSNSNNVHHQLLHQHHPHTTTYTFNLSSGAASSSSAVASNGSSPSSTTSNTTSGHHQLHHHPHHQHHHHTSTSNSTTSMSGATAIVSANGNSSTSTVPSPGSPGNPNAGGLIVLERNGSMAGGNSIATPPPGSKLVLVHSAGGREDYITATTTAAADAIGGVSNIVLLATEQMDIVEHDIINNNVAAANGGAAQQIRSHHHQHHQQQQQQLLHPISGSSPASSTTVSVSSNTNATTTTTPVTGTAAAATTGDEELTSLTWLQDKNLLKGINLSKVPVSSPDSPRPVANCGASSGSVGGSSGASGGGSDVGHISPTSDFVDQDSSSVSEDNTLSANSSFSEGGGTATIVLATTGDRRSGTPATTAQHMFQLGTGAGAKTITAINGETIVEYPVIVSGSQQHHHAVGTVANGTAAHHHLHNHQHPQQVVMDGSKAMKMTLVAPSSVTSSTALIVSSSAMPSNGAISYVVTSPASSTSSSSTSGPIASSTPVISNGKSDSGSSSSNSSSSSSSSSTKPHQHFHKKYLREELVKQQQQQQQQQQQQQQQQQQQQQQQQQQQPKQIIGGVVTTIANGSSGGVTPGGGTTITNVCVTPLKQQISGVLKYEDGSENGGEEHRSYHPVPPAAPVKNGSTNYGGSSSTMSSPDVSGAEEYGSGPTITTVYGGINLIKQSPSPSPTMASSPMHNGSNTVTIMMNGNQHHLQQQQQQQQQQQQQQQQQQHQLQFLPAQLHHHAQQQHQSQQQQQQVHHQVAASLAPFSSSSSLSMPPSPQGSSTNSSVSPSKLAPPKAKHPTNLPYDPLVHVTNKPPFSFSSLIFMAIENSNQKALPVKEIYAWIVHHFPYFKTAPTGWKNSVRHNLSLNKCFQKVEKAANLGKGSLWMVEPQFRPNLIQALSRSPFHASSGIDKATYKSMQQQRSSANASPTGNGTHYSKQDNFPQLASRLAPGDAQNGVLHGEDLDDLSRSSTPIDYDASDLSTTGHHQHHNNHYHQQQQQQQQQQQHHHQTQQQHPVHHVQQAQQPVQSPHPLIRGVLVSGTQNGGGEGCAYLSNEDAPLPAGTTTAIVQCPTELVYVNGTGGLPKEIAGREWSAETIEDVNAATAMLALKHGPKIFIENSFRNGTPPVITTSPSEDHTYSAGGASGAGEQSATALVSNGGSPLLVGNGSSCCSSSDERYDHSRNHQLQRHAPLLTHHPLHHHQHHSNQHHSDNLSNGTSSDAAYESSEESHHPHHASAEDMEERRRQEGVFALLNLAQMTYSSSPSSSMSSSTSTLSSPASSNGSLKRSAPNDLYSGTPTGYYHNHHNHHHHNRQQLVASPDERTMRIANGTGTSPPHHPHNIGPEYGGPAPPSLPGTGTTVTPYYGGVLHAASKASDDLLVGAQRYTSPPPAKKTKARTPLKKLKKKSWPR; encoded by the exons ATGACAACCTGTACCTGTCATCTGTCACTTCG aatgtCCCCGGAAAGGACCGCGTcacctgacgacgacgataccaGTGAGGACGGCCGGTTGAACAGCGATCACCTGATCGAGGACGAATCGGCCCTCGGTGAGGAGCACCtggtcgaggaggaggacgaggaggtcgtggaggaggaggaggaagaggaggaggaagtggtgGAATCGAACGCTGGTGGCAGCGCATCGATCATCGGTGATCACGTGACGATCGAAACATCGTCCCCTGTCGGTAGTCCTGAGCTGGCAGCTGagttccatcatcaccagagcGGTGTGGAGGaacaggaagaggagcagataGTGGAGTGTGAAGCGGAGGACAcattctatcagcagcagcccggtgGCGAAAGCCCCATGACCGAGGGTGCGACAGACCGGCGGTTCGATACCACGCCGGCACAGATCGCAGGACAGGCGCAGGTCAAGAAGGCACACGGCCTCGGCACCAGCATGGTACTATCGACGATACCGTTGGATGCTACCAACAGCCAGCAACATCAGCTGATACTACAACCACACAACACTACTACTGGTGGTAGcacttggcagcagcagcaacctcagcaccaccacaacacgctcaacaacaacaatacgaGCTTCaagaaccacaacaacagtagtCCAGTGAGTGCCGCCGGTGTTGTGGCCGGTAACAAGAACATTCTCATCAGtagcgttggtggtggcaacaacaacagtaacagcaacaacgttCATCATCAATTGCTGCATCAACATCACCCACACACAACGACCTATACCTTCAATCTCTCCTCGGGTgctgcaagcagcagcagcgcggtaGCAAGCAACGGTTCTTCACcgtccagcaccaccagcaacactacaagtggccatcatcagcttcaccatcatcctcatcatcaacatcaccaccacacgtcAACCAGTAACAGCACGACGAGTATGTCTGGAGCTACCGCCATCGTATCGGCCAATGGTAATAGTAGCACTTCAACGGTGCCATCACCTGGATCACCCGGAAACCCGAACGCCGGTGGTTTAATCGTGCtagaacggaacggttcgaTGGCTGGTGGCAACTCCATTGCAACACCACCCCCCGGCTccaagctggtgctggtgcattcTGCTGGAGGACGCGAAGATTATATCA CAGCCActacaacggcagcagccgaTGCGATCGGGGGCGTCAGTAACATCGTACTGCTCGCGACCGAGCAGATGGACATAGTGGAGCATGACATTATCAACAACAATGTCGCTGCTGCGAACGGTGGGGCAGCACAACAGATCCgttctcaccatcatcagcaccaccagcagcagcagcagcagctgctgcatccgatttctggctcgtcgcctGCGTCGTCGACAACCGTTTCCGTTAGCAGTAACACCaatgcgaccaccaccaccacaccggtgACGGGcacggctgcagcagcaacgaccggCGACGAGGAGCTCACATCACTGACCTGGCTGCAGGATAAGAATCTGCTAAAAG GTATCAATCTATCGAAAGTGCCAGTATCATCGCCGGATAGTCCGCGACCGGTTGCTAATTGTGGTGCAAGCAGTGGTAGTgtcggtggcagcagtggcgCTAGTGGCGGCGGTAGTGATGTTGGTCATATCTCACCGACTAGCGATTTCGTGGATCAGGACTCGTCGAGCGTCTCGGAGGATAACACATTGTCGGCAAACTCGTCGTTCAGCGAAGGTGGCGGAACAGCCACCATTGTCCTAGCGACAACCGGAGATCGACGGAGTGGTACGCCCGCTACCACCGCCCAGCACATGTTCCAGCTCGGAACGGGTGCGGGTGCGAAAACCATTACCGCCATCAACGGTGAAACGATTGTCGAGTATCCGGTCATTGTATCCGGcagtcagcagcatcatcatgcggtCGGAACTGTCGCCAATGGCAcagcagcgcaccaccacctccacaatcatcagcatccgcaACAGGTGGTGATGGATGGTAGTAAAGCCATGAAGATGACGCTGGTGGCCCCTAGCTCGGTGACGTCATCTACGGCACTGATCGTGTCGTCTTCCGCCATGCCCTCGAACGGTGCCATCTCGTACGTCGTCACATCACCAGCTAGctcgacaagcagcagcagtacctcgGGACCGATCGCGTCCTCCACTCCCGTCATCAGCAACGGTAAAAGTGAttccggcagcagtagcagcaacagcagcagcagcagcagcagcagcagtaccaaaCCACATCAGCACTTCCACAAGAAGTATCTACGTGAGGAGCTcgtgaagcaacagcaacagcagcaacaacaacagcaacaacaacagcagcaacaacaacagcagcagcaacagcaacaacaacagcaaccaaagCAAATTATTGGCGGTGTGGTAACGACGATCGCAAATGGTTCTTCAGGTGGTGTGACACCAGGAGGAggcaccaccattaccaacGTCTGTGTCACACCGTTGAAGCAGCAGATAAGCGG TGTGTTGAAGTACGAAGATGGCTCTGAGAATGGTGGTGAAGAGCATCGTTCGTATCACCCTgtaccaccggcagcaccggtcAAGAATGGTAGCACCAATTAcggtggaagcagcagcaccatgagCTCACCGGACGTTAGCGGTGCGGAGGAGTACGGTAGTGGACCGACCATTACGACCGTGTACGGTGGTATCAACTTGATCAAGCAATCACCATCGCCCTCTCCTACGATGGCCTCCTCGCCAATGCACAATGGCAGCAATACGGTTACGATCATGATGAACGGTAATCAACatcacctccagcagcagcagcagcagcagcagcagcagcagcagcagcagcaacagcagcagcatcagctacAGTTTCTTCCGGCTCAGTTGCACCATCatgcccaacagcagcatcagtcgcagcagcagcaacaacaggtgCATCATCAAGTTGCAGCATCGCTTGCACCGTTTTCATCCTCTTCGTCCCTGTCgatgccaccgtcaccgcaaGGTAGTAGTACCAACTCGTCCGTAAGTCCTTCGAAGCTAGCGCCACCGAAGGCAAAGCATCCGACCAATCTGCCATACGATCCCTTGGTGCACGTGACCAATAAGCCGCCATTTAGCTTCAG TTCACTCATCTTCATGGCCATCGAAAACTCGAACCAGAAAGCGCTGCCAGTGAAGGAGATCTACGCCTGGATCGTGCATCACTTTCCGTACTTCAAGACGGCACCGACCGGCTGGAAAAACAGCGTTCGCCACAACCTTTCGCTCAACAAATGTTTCCAGAAGGTGGAAAAGGCAGCG AATCTCGGAAAGGGCTCGCTGTGGATGGTCGAGCCGCAGTTTAGACCGAACCTCATCCAAGCTCTGtcccgttccccgttccaCGCCAGCTCCGGCATCGATAAGGCAACGTACAaaagcatgcagcagcagcgttcttCGGCCAACGCTAGCCCGACCGGCAATGGAACGCACTATTCCAAG cAGGATAACTTTCCACAGCTTGCTAGCCGTCTAGCGCCGGGAGATGCACAGAACGGGGTGCTCCATGGAGAGGATCTCGATGATCTGAGCCGCTCATCAACACCGATCGACTACGATGCTAGCGATCTATCTACCACTGgtcatcaccaacatcacaacaaccattaccatcagcaacagcaacaacagcaacaacagcagcagcatcatcaccagacgcaacagcagcacccggtACATCATGTGCAGCAGGCACAGCAGCCGGTGCAATCGCCTCATCCGTTGATACGTGGAGTGCTGGTCAGCGGTACGCAGaatggtggcggtgaaggATGTGCTTACCTTTCTAACGAAGATGCACCGTTGCCGGCCGGTACCACCACAGCTATCGTCCAGTGTCCAACGGAGCTGGTATACGTGAACGGTACCGGTGGTCTGCCAAAAGAAATCGCCGGCCGTGAGTGGAGTGCGGAGACGATAGAGGACGTCAATGCGGCTACAGCGATGCTTGCCCTGAAGCATGGTCCGAAAATTTTCATCGAAAACTCCTTCCGAAATGG CACTCCACCGGTTATCACGACATCACCGAGCGAGGATCACACGTACTCGGccggtggtgctagtggtgcgggagaacaatcggcaacggCCCTGGTCTCTAATGGGGGTTCCCCTCTGCTGGTCGGCAATGGTAGCAGCTGTTGCTCGTCATCCGACGAACGGTACGACCACAGTCGGAACCATCAATTGCAGCGGCATGCACCACTATTGACGCACCATCcgcttcatcaccatcagcaccattcGAATCAGCATCACAGTGATAACCTCAGCAACGGTACCTCATCGGATGCCGCTTACGAAAGCAGCGAGGAAAG CCACCATCCACATCATGCATCTGCCGAGGATATGGAGGAACGGCGTCGCCAGGAAGGTGTTTTCGCTCTGTTAAACCTCGCCCAGATGACCTATTCTTCGTCGCCGTCCTCCTCTATGTCGTCCTCAACGTCGACGCTCTCCTCGCCAGCCTCGTCGAACGGTTCGCTAAAGCGATCGGCACCGAACGATTTGTACAGTGGCACCCCGACCGGTTACTACCATAatcatcacaaccaccaccaccacaatcggcAGCAGCTCGTTGCCTCGCCGGACGAACGGACAATGCGGATAGCAAACGGTACCGGTACTTCTCCACCACATCATCCGCATAATATCGGCCCGGAATACGGTGGTCCTGCACCACCGTCACTGCCAGGTACGGGTACAACGGTGACCCCATATTATGGTGGAGTTTTGCACGCTGCCAGCAAAGCTTCGGACGATCTGCTTGTCGGAGCTCAGCGTTACACCTCGCCACCGCCGGCAAAGAAAACCAAAGCCCGCACCCCGCtcaagaagctgaagaagaaatcgTGGCCACGGTAA